A window from Podospora bellae-mahoneyi strain CBS 112042 chromosome 1 map unlocalized CBS112042p_1, whole genome shotgun sequence encodes these proteins:
- a CDS encoding uncharacterized protein (EggNog:ENOG503P5BF; COG:F; BUSCO:EOG09264RJL), protein MATQTTIPPPILSTTSPADIASTCETFALSREEFDNLHRSAKEAKSHSYSPYSKFRVGNLIITGANVENASYPVTTCAERTALCKAVTTVHPPNSISWASKTLKFKAIAVATDISPPASPCGMCRQAIREFCSVEIPIIMFDGENGYAVLRLKELLPLSFGPEALGQEDLGRRGDS, encoded by the exons ATGgcaacccaaaccaccatcccacccccaatcctctccaccacctccccggcCGACATCGCCTCCACATGCGAGACGTTTGCCCTCTCCagggaggagtttgacaacctccaccgctcagccaaagaagccaaaaGCCATTCCTACTCCCCCTACTCCAAATTCCGCGTCGGCAA TCTCATCATCACAGGCGCGAACGTAGAAAACGCCTCCTACCCCGTCACAACCTGCGCAGAGCGCACCGCCCTCTGCAAAGCCGTCACCACcgtccacccccccaactccatctcCTGGGCCTCTAAAACCCTAAAGTTCAAAGCCATAGCAGTAGCAACGGACATTTCcccccctgcctcccccTGCGGCATGTGCCGACAGGCCATCCGCGAGTTTTGCTCCGTAGAAATCCCAATCATCATGTTCGACGGTGAGAACGGGTATGCGGTCCTCAGACTAAAGGAACTACTCCCCCTGAGCTTTGGGCCGGAGGCGTTGGGGCAGGAGGATttggggcggaggggggattCTTAG
- a CDS encoding uncharacterized protein (EggNog:ENOG503NV24; COG:Q): MGPPSRPRSRDSSGAGKRPVRGSSPNIDSRRSNRIPASSSFAKPSSSPAGGTSLNTPDRRVKVKESSSLSEDIAAEIVVWTGDTMDVDVPESPTSAPPEMLDIADVAAEDMKMEPGVSPSSSPLSQPVSSPSMQPESLPTEVPPPLSLDVPSAPQLDPTTPLQHDPPPPTPPLSPPAPASAVVISQTVENDVAPKAEGSSSSVSPASEHSDLSPALSSVSSKATTPVDNESSKEGMAPPAAQPASQIKDKPRRRYDVRPKVSIPPDLPLYEYATQCISGAEASRLNPYALHPEEYSMLRDHISHTQVTTYLNIRNGILRLWVRNPQIAVTRDEAVGCAKDSRWFDVASLSFDWLVRRGYINFGCVEIRSSRKPVPEGPSTRRKQKTIVVIGAGMSGLGCARQLEGLFKQYSRKFREMGEEPPRVVVLEGRSRVGGRVYSRAFTTKPKQVPPHFEGKRYTAEMGGMIITGFDRGNPINILLRGQLGLDYHRLNPDMTIFDSNGKPVDFVRDQMVEKLYNDCLERVSEYKFQQPTSKLIEGNRDLIDEGRDSSAETHRTIRQAEEAAAAQPYAAPVSEQNMAPQVHLVPVSSDRATGKVHTEPGTPGAQKAAHRVRDIGWPLKHGVSDDADLEIDSLTKEPNATLGSVIDNIIPQYRDLVDFTAQDFRLMNWHVANLEYSNATNYNQMSLRGWDIDAGNEWEGAHTMVVGGYQSVPRGLAMLPTPLNLKQKSPVQKITYSPDNTGKATVECEDGYKVEADYVVNTIPLGVLKHGNVQFDPPLPSWKADAISRLGFGVLNKVILVYREAFWNENRDIFGVLRMPSSRHSLEQKDYSSQRGRFFQWFNISKPSGLPVLLALMAGDAGYDTEQSCNDDLVAEATEVLRSVYGSRVPKQPVEAVVTRWASDKFARGSYSSAGPNMEADDYDTMARPIGNLYFAGEHTSGTHPATVHGAYLSGLRAASEVLDAMLGPIEIPTPLIVPKDHLSLKRKASGVNQKDGSLEARLRQYEIDMWDHIVSLIDRRPAMPAKPASNAYIFFSKSNYDRARRKLEEGRRPGKGKPSANEVRVMSAKMWKETTEEEKRPFVEMVEEQKRAYAERMEEWKKLGEEWDGKATELRLKYEREHPVPKAEEVGENNKRRKAAAGVESYAEDEEEEEEEEEEEGEGEGEDVVREG, from the exons ATGGGGCCCCCTTCCCGCCCCCGATCTAGAGATTCTAGCGGTGCTGGGAAACGACCTGTAAGAGGTTCTAGTCCGAATATTGATTCACGACGTTCAAACCGCATACCGGCCAGCTCGAGTTTTGccaagccatcatcatcacctgccGGCGGCACATCTTTGAATACCCCTGACCGGAGGGTGAAAGTCAAGGAGTCTTCGAGTCTATCTGAAGATATCGCTGCCGAGATAGTGGTCTGGACGGGAGACACTATGGATGTGGATGTGCCCGAGTCACCCACATCGGCGCCGCCGGAGATGTTAGACATTGCTGATGTGGCAGCTGAGGACATGAAGAT GGAACCTGGCGtgtcgccatcatcgtcccccctctctcaaccTGTGTCGTCTCCCTCGATGCAGCCTGAATCTCTTCCCACTGAAGTGCCACCGCCGCTCTCCCTAGATGTTCCATCGGCTCCTCAACTTgatccaaccacccctctccaacatgatcctccgccacccacccccccattATCACCTCCGGCACCGGCATCTGCAGTAGTAATATCCCAAACTGTGGAGAATGATGTTGCTCCAAAGGCGGAaggctcatcatcatcagtaTCTCCAGCATCGGAACACTCCGACTTATCACCCGCCCTATCCTCGGTGTCTAGTAAAGCCACCACTCCGGTTGATAACGAAAGCTCCAAGGAGGGCATGGCACCTCCTGCTGCCCAACCCGCCAGTCAAATAAAAGACAAGCCGAGGCGGAGATATGACGTGCGGCCAAAGGTCTCTATCCCGCCTGATCTTCCGCTCTACGAATACGCCACACAGTGCATTTCCGGGGCCGAAGCGTCGAGACTAAACCCTTATGCCCTTCATCCAGAAGAGTACTCGATGCTCCGTGATCATATCAGCCATACACAAGTGACGACGTATCTGAATATCCGTAACGGAATCCTGAGACTTTGGGTCAGAAATCCACAGATCGCTGTCACACGTGATGAGGCTGTTGGCTGTGCCAAAGACTCGAGGTGGTTTGACGTTGCCAGCCTCAGCTTTGACTGGCTCGTCCGTCGCGGATATATCAACTTTGGGTGTGTTGAAATCCGGTCGTCACGTAAGCCAGTGCCCGAAGGCCCATCTACTCGGAGGAAACAAAAGACGATTGTCGTCATCGGCGCGGGGATGTCCGGGCTTGGCTGCGCAAGACAGCTGGAAGGCCTGTTCAAGCAGTACTCGAGGAAGTTTCGCGAGATGGGTGAGGAACCTCCACGGGTTGTCGTCCTGGAAGGGAGAAGCCGTGTTGGCGGGAGAGTGTATTCCCGTGCTTTCACCACAAAACCAAAACAGGTCCCACCTCATTTTGAAGGCAAGAGATATACTGCAGAGATGGGAGGCATGATTATCACGGGCTTTGATAGGGGCAATCCCATCAACATCCTTCTCAGAGGCCAGCTGGGCCTTGACTATCACAGGCTGAACCCCGACATGACCATTTTCGATTCGAACGGCAAGCCTGTCGATTTTGTACGGGACCAGATGGTGGAGAAGCTCTACAACGACTGTCTGGAGCGGGTCAGCGAGTACAAGTTTCAACAGCCGACGTCGAAACTGATCGAGGGCAACCGCGACTTGATAGACGAGGGGAGGGATAGTTCGGCGGAAACGCACAGGACGATTCGGCAAGCTGAAGAGGCGGCTGCTGCGCAACCGTATGCGGCGCCTGTGTCGGAACAAAACATGGCGCCGCAGGTTCACCTGGTACCCGTATCGTCGGATCGCGCCACTGGGAAGGTTCACACCGAACCAGGAACCCCAGGGGCTCAGAAAGCGGCGCATAGGGTGAGGGATATCGGTTGGCCGCTCAAGCATGGCGTCAGCGACGATGCTGATCTCGAGATTGATTCTCTTACCAAAGAACCCAATGCCACGCTCGGCAGCGTCATCGACAATATCATTCCGCAATACAGAGATCTGGTAGACTTCACGGCGCAGGATTTCAGGCTCATGAACTGGCACGTTGCCAATCTTGAGTACAGCAATGCCACCAACTACAACCAGATGAGCCTTCGGGGGTGGGACATTGACGCGGGAAACGAGTGGGAAGGGGCCCATACgatggttgttggggggtaTCAGAGCGTGCCTAGAGGTCTTGCGATGCTTCCTACGCCATTGAACCTGAAGCAAAAGTCGCCAGTCCAAAAGATTACATACAGTCCTGACAACACGGGTAAAGCCACTGTTGAGTGTGAAGATGGTTACAAGGTGGAGGCAGACTACGTTGTCAACACTATCCCGCTCGGTGTGCTCAAGCACGGTAACGTGCAGTTTGACCCGCCGCTGCCGTCTTGGAAGGCCGACGCCATCAGCCGCCTAGGTTTTGGCGTGCTGAACAAGGTCATTCTTGTGTACAGAGAGGCGTTCTGGAACGAGAACCGCGACATTTTTGGTGTATTGCGGATGCCATCCAGCCGGCATAGTCTGGAACAGAAGGATTACTCCTCGCAGCGAGGTCGCTTCTTTCAGTGgttcaacatctccaagccGAGCGGGCTGCCTGTTTTGCTCGCGCTCATGGCTGGCGACGCTGGGTATGACACGGAGCAGAGCTGCAACGACGACCTTGTGGCGGAAGCGACAGAGGTTCTTCGCAGTGTTTACGGTTCTAGGGTACCCAAACAACCTGTCGAGGCGGTCGTGACCCGGTGGGCGTCTGACAAGTTTGCCCGCGGGAGTTACTCATCGGCGGGGCCAAACATGGAGGCGGATGACTATGACACCATGGCGAGGCCGATTGGGAATTTGTATTTTGCGGGCGAGCACACCAGCGGGACGCACCCTGCCACTGTTCACGGTGCTTATCTGTCGGGACTCCGCGCGGCGTCGGAAGTGCTGGATGCCATGCTCGGGCCGATTGAGATTCCTACCCCGCTCATTGTCCCCAAGGACCACTTGTCCCTTAAGCGCAAAGCGTCGGGGGTTAATCAGAAGGACGGCTCTCTTGAGGCTCGGCTGAGGCAGTACGAGATTGACATGTGGGATCACATTGTCTCGCTGATTGACAGGCGGCCTGCGATGCCGGCCAAGCCGGCGAGCAACGCGTACATCTTTTTCAGCAAGTCCAACTACGacagggcgaggaggaagctggaggaggggaggcggCCGGGCAAGGGGAAGCCCTCTGCTAAcgaggtgagggtgatgagcgcaaagatgtggaaggagacgactgaggaggagaagaggccgtttgtggagatggtggaggagcagaagaggGCGTATGCGGAAAGGATGGAGGAGTGGAAGAaattgggggaggagtgggatgggaaggCTACCgagttgaggttgaagtATGAGAGGGAGCATCCGGTTccgaaggcggaggaggttggggagaataataagaggaggaaggcggcggcgggcgtgGAGAGCTatgctgaggatgaggaggaggaggaggaggaggaggaggaggagggggagggggagggggaggatgtggttaGGGAGGGGTAG